The genomic window CATTAGTTTGGTGTGTTTTTACATAAAGTTTAAGCACCCATTGTTAGAGGCATTGTTTCTTGTCTGTATTGCTGCACGATGTATCAATCTTAGTCGGGTTGTTGTAAATAATGTTGTGACTGGCtttcctggtaaaataaaggcAACTAGAAATAAATGGGTTGAGGTTCATTTGAACATCCTGGTACACATGCAGAGCATGGATAAAATGGTCATACAAAACATTTTAGTAGTGTGAGAAAAGAGTTCAGCTTTGTCAACATGTCCTCCCCAGGTCACCAGAGCTGATGTTGAAGTCCAGCCCTACGCCTTCACCACCAAGTCCTTGTTCGTCGGCCACATGGATTACAAATACCTTCGTTGGCAGGTAAGATGGCTTTAATGCACTTACACGCCAGCTATCTCTAGCTGGAATAGATTGGAACAGTTAAATATTTGATATTCATACACTTTTCCACCAGATTGTACTTGGTAGGAAAATAGATCACAACACAGATACATCAAGTACCCTGATGAGAAATCATGCACCACGCTGAACATGTGATGGATAACCCCTACCACAATATCTAGTTTCTCTCTCAATCACGAGTTGTCGAGTACAATTAACATCTGGACCATTTAATGTGTATTGCTAACTCCATATGTGGCCGCAGGTGGTTGACACCCCAGGGATCTTGGATCATCCTttggaggagaggaacaccatTGAGATGCAGGCTATCACAGCCCTGGCCCATCTGCGTTCTGCCGTGCTCTACGTGATGGACGTCTCCGAGCAGTGTGGCCAAACCCTGGAGCAGCAGCTCGAGCTCTTCAACAACATCCGGCCCCTCTTTGCAAACAAGGTCAGAGGTCACGTTATGGAGGCACCATTGATTACTTTTTAAGACTGCATCACAAATGACACACCCTTTTATAGTGCATTACtgtcctatggaccctggtcaaaggtagtggattgtataaggaatagggtgtctattCAGACCATGTTTAATGGAAGCAGCATTGTCGATAGTTTAAGCTTGTGAGTTAGTCAACAGCTTGGTCAAAAGTCAAAACCTTTCCCTTCTTATAAAGCACCCTGCTAAAATTGTGGGGGTGAAGCCTCCGGGCTTGGCTCTTGCGGCCATGTAAGCATGGGTACACCAAGGAAGGATAGAAAAGGCCCAGAGTCGCAAGTGAGGCTAGGACGGACCTCTTTCTTAATGTCCAGTGTCCTTTGTCTCAAGGCTCTGTGCTACATTATTTCTCTGAAATGAGCAAGGCATgtcaaaaaaacatttaaaaactttAGACCCCTATAGAATTCTGGAATGCTGCTTTAGATTAGTAATTTAAGATAAAACTAATTTTCTCACACAGCTCAAAAACAAATAACAAATGACAATTACAAGTTAACTTAGTTTTAAAGAACACAGCCTCTTATTTACTGACACCACATTCATGTCAATAGGAATAACACTCATTTTGTCTTCCATTGTGTAAAGACACTATCAGAAAACGATTAACTCAACACAACAAAAAATCTTAGAGTATTTCAATTGTAGTAAATCTGACTAAATTACTCACTCAATGTACCACGTTTAATATATTATACTTATAAATATTATTTTCatataaataaaaatatgatCTCAATTGGCCAGAAGACAATTCAGAAGTATTTCAAAACCGACACAGAGTAGGCTATTTGATTGACATCTATTCTTACTTCTGTAACATTGTAAAAATGCAGACAACTATTCATTTTCACGAAACAAATGTAGGTAACCTTTCAATAAGATTTAGTACAAACCAGGCCTGACACAAAATGTAGGTAACCCTTCAATAAGATTTAGTACAGACCAGGCCTGACACAAAATATAGAAATAGTAGCCTACTTGGACAACAATAATtattcaatattattattattatttttaacctttatttaactgggcaagtcaattaagaagaaattcttatttatgttgacggccaaacccggacggcgCTTGGCCAgttgtgcgtcgccctatgggactcccaatcacggcctgatGTGATttagcctggatttgaaccagggactgtagtgacgcctcttgcactgaaacGCAGTGCCTAAGACCGCCGCGCCACTCAGGAGCTGCCAGAtggagacagataaagagagaagaTACAAAACACAACAAACTGTTCATAGACAATAAAAGATTTGTAGGACATTCATATTTCACACGGTCACTTTAGTGTTTTCATTTAGCCAAGAACGTCATGGAACTTCTGGAAGCACGGCCCCATAGAGCACCCAAAGGAGGTTTCTACACATCCCCCACTCTTTACACTGCCTCCACTCTGGATGCACATCACACACCCTCTTGCGCCCTTCAAAGTTAACCTGCTTTCAAATGAGTTTACAACTCGATCCACAAGTCCCACACTCTTGGCTCCTCACTTTCTACAATATCACAAAGGGATTGCCTTCAGGGACCAGCACTTGCGGTTTCTGGGAAGGGACCTTTGCAGGGTCCCCCAAACAATGTACGCATTTCTGATGGCAATGTTGAGCATCCCCCAAATCGCATACTTCCACCATTTTCTGCCTCGGTTCCCAACATTGTAATAGCTCCTCAGTTGGTCAAGATGATCAACCCCtagaggaacagagtaacggaGGGAGAGGAGTAACAGATAAGATAATTGTGATCAATTGTCCACCGGTCTAAAGTTCATTGCTCgcgtttctttgcccaagcaagtttcttcttattattgatgtcctttagtagtagtttctttgcagcagttcgaccatgaaggcctgattcatgcagtctatGAATATATCCTCCTAGCAAACATGACAAACCATAAACTAATCCCAACAGATAAACACATTACTCTAGCCTTCGTTTCGGTGGCTAATTATCTGGTTGTCTGTACTGCTAGCTATGGAAAGTGACAGCTGAGGTTGATACTTTGTGAGCGCAGCCCACATTTACCGCTACTCACAACATTTCTTGTCTGACAGactaactatactgaacaaaaatataaatgcaaaatgcaacaatttcaacaattttactgagttacagttcacaaaagaaaatcagtcaattgaaattgcCCTAATCTAGTGGATAATGGATTTCACATTACCGGGCAAAGGCAacagttctctggcaacagctctgatggacattcctgccgtcagcatgccaatttTACGCTCCCCCAACTGCACATTttaagtggccttttattatccccggcacaaggtgcacttgtgtaatgatcatgctgtttaattagcttcttgatatgccacacctgtcatgtcgatggattatcttggcaaaggagactttcactaacagggatgtaaacaatttTGTGAACATCATTTGAGATaaatcagctcatgaaacatgggaccaacactttacatgttgcgtttatataattttgttcagtatagttagcCAGCTACCTATAGCAAGCATCTTGGGCCGTTTCCATAAGAATTACATCGGTAGAAACAAGATAACGAGTTAGCTGACTATATACAGCTAAACCCTGCAACTTGAGCCCGAGAGCAATCATTTGAGCACCACTGCTGATGTGTCCGCCTGTACCaaccaagttatcatttacatttacatttaagtcatttagcagacgctcttatccagagcgacttacaaccaATGAATGAGACAAAGTTATCTGTTGCTTCCTGTTTATGCCCAGTCTCTTGTCCTGTGGCATTTTTAGGCCTATTTCTTACACCAATCAAATGCTTTGGATAGttgtggagtggagaggagaggagaggaggggatgggatgggagaggagattcGAGAGGaagatgggatgggagaggaagagagaggagaggggatgagagattagagaggaggacagaagagaggagaggaagctactttagactgttctttctgctgaCATTTCCTAAAGGACAAACTGAATTGATCCAGCTTCATAGCTTTTATAGCAATGTGTGTTTATCAATAAAATGACAATATGTTCAATGCGTTGTCTGATATCTCTTGGTCATCTGTGAGTAGAGCCGcgggaagtagtttgggggtgCTGAGGGGTTTTTCTGGTGGGGGACACAGATTTGTTTCCTCCCTACAAACAGCTGTACTGGGGATGCTGCATCACCTTCAGCTCCCTGCTTCCCGCGGCTCTGTCTGTGAGCTCTGTTTTATTCTTGAGTCTATTGTATCATCTAGGgccaaaagtagttcactatgtatggaatagggtgccatttgagacaaacTCCTAGCTTCAACAGGTCTCCTAACAATGCTGCTGTTCTGCACTCATCAATCATAACGCTGAAGGTCGCCATAGACTGTATACACAACCAAGGCTATGATAAATGATGCGTGGGGTATTGGCACAACCTGGTGGCCATCCACTTGTTTGACACAAGCCGAGGCAGTCGGGAAAAAGTTGCCTTCCTGTGGATGGTAATGGTAGAGACAGAGTCAAATGGTAACACAATAAACGTTGGCAGCGGCACCACAGTGTCAGTTATACACATGACAGGACTTGTTCATCTGAGAGCTATTCCCCAAGTTTCACAGCATCAAACATCAACAACACCAAACATACATCTGCTGTTTACTTATTTCACTCACCTCAACATCGCTTTTCAAAGTGCAAGGACTGGTCCGAATCCATATCACCAACCAACATAGATATAGCCTCTTCCACAGTGAAAAGTCGTGTCCACTTCTGTGCTGTCATTTTGAAGACAAATGACGGCGTTCCCTGTTTCTGGTTTCACGCAAATATGATAATGTTATTGTATTTTTTCCCTCTAGCCTTTGCTCATTGTGGCAAACAAGTGTGATGTCAAGAAGATCAGTGAACTCACTGAAGAAGACCAGGTTCgtagtttttttttaatgttcgTTAAAATATTCTCTATCTTTACTTTGGCTGTATTTTTCGCCCCAGTTTACTTTGTCATCCTCTTCCAAGATGGGACTTGCTTATCAGGGTTTCCGACTTTGTTTCCTCAGAAAATCTTTGCTGACCTTACTGCAGAGGGCATCTCTGTCATTGAAACCAGCACTTTGACTGAGGAGGGAGTGATGACTGTGAAAACAGAAGTGAGGAGTCTCGTCCACTCTTCTGATTACTAACAATTTGCTAGTAGCACATTTTTCAAAATGTTCTACAAATAACTAATATTTTCTTCAATTTCAGGCATGTGACAAACTTCTAGCCCATCGTGTCGACGGCAAAATGAAGGGCAAGAAGGTGCATGATGTGCTCAACAGATTGCATTTAGCAGTGCCTGCAAAGAGGGACGAGAAGGTATGTTAAACACTGTACTCTCTGTGGATGTGTACGTCTTTCCACACTTTGTTGTTTGCCCAAGTTAAACATGTTTGCAAGTCATAAAGCATGATTTTGGTCATGTTAAAACAAATATGTAATGGTCTATATACATTTTGAATGTGAACAGTTGAAATTGAGTTGTCCTGTTTTCTCAACACTAGGCGAGACCACCGTTCATTCCGGAGGGAGCCAGGATTGGCAGGAAAACAATGGCGGTGGATGCACCCAAACGCAAAACGGTAGAGCCatattaataatagtaacagTTGTGGAAGGATTATCTTGGAAGAGCCTTGGATGTAATCCGTGTGGGTTTATGTTGTGGTAAACATGCATTGTAAAGATCTAGCTGTCTTACTAAGTATTATTTCACCAATTTCCATCATTGATTTtcaggagagagacctggaggTGGAGATGGGAGATGATTATATCCTGGACCTCCAGAGTATGTATATTGACGTTGTCATCAACTTTATCAAAGGCTTGTCTGAAAGGATATTGTGTACATGGTTATCAGCAAACTTATTTGGTCCATTTTCTCATACTTGATGTTTCCTCTTTTCAGAATATTGGGATCTGATGAATCAAGATGAGAAATATGATGTGATTCCTGAAATATGGGAGGGTCACAACATTGCAGATTATATCGACCCTGATATCATGaaggtgagtaggggggaggTGAAACCACTGATCTTGGTGAACATAGTTATTGTTGATCGGTATGGATAGGATGGACAGTTCTGCCACTATAGCCGCCAACAGGGACTGAAAAGGGATCATTAACAGGAATGGGAATACCTCTCTAGTGATTTCATGGAATCATAGACTTAAATGGGGATGCCTtttctattcattctaattctatggccGCCACCTCTCAACATCTCTCTCATGCCCATACAGAACCTGGAGGAtctggagaaggaggaggagctgaAGGTGAAGGCAGGGGAGTACGAGACTGATGAGGAGAGCGAGGACGAGGAGATGCAGGAGATCCGTCAGCTGGCTAAACagatcagagagaagaggaagctGAAGATCGTTTGCTCCAAAGACAAGGATGTGCACGGCCCCAGACTACCCAGAACTGTCAAGAAGGTGACATGGACATCTTGTTTATATGCATAGAACTTTTAAAGTGAATCTAGTTTTATTTTCGGTCTTACTAAATCACTGGGCCAAAATGTTAAACATTTACAGGttgaaagaaaaaccctggagaAGGAAATGGGAGACCTTGGTCTGGACATGACTGGCAAAGATGACGTAAGttgcttttcatttagttctgtTTATGTCAAGTACAATGTCTTAATACAAGCTACAGACCGGATACTATATTCACACATTGCTGTTGATGTCCTTTCAGAGCCACTATGCAGTGAATGCCCGTAGATCCCGGAGCGTTGGCGTTGCCAAGAAGCGTAAGCGTGAGGCGTCTGTCGTTCCCATCTCTCGAACCCGCAGTCAGAGTGCCTCTCGTCCTCCACGCGACCAATCTGGTGTTCGCGATCCTAAGGTATGTGATGTAGGCTACGCTAGATCTTCCTGTCATCAGGTGAAATGGT from Oncorhynchus masou masou isolate Uvic2021 chromosome 3, UVic_Omas_1.1, whole genome shotgun sequence includes these protein-coding regions:
- the gtpbp4 gene encoding nucleolar GTP-binding protein 1; translated protein: MALYNFKKIMVVPTSKEFIDITLSKTQRKTPTVVHKHYQIHRIRHFYMRKVKFTQQNYHDRLSQILTDFPKLDDIHPFYADLMNVLYDKDHYKLALGQINIAKNLIDNVSKDYVRLMKYGDSLYRCKQLKRAALGRMCTIMKRQKQSLEYLEQVRQHLSRLPTIDPNTRTLLLCGYPNVGKSSFINKVTRADVEVQPYAFTTKSLFVGHMDYKYLRWQVVDTPGILDHPLEERNTIEMQAITALAHLRSAVLYVMDVSEQCGQTLEQQLELFNNIRPLFANKPLLIVANKCDVKKISELTEEDQKIFADLTAEGISVIETSTLTEEGVMTVKTEACDKLLAHRVDGKMKGKKVHDVLNRLHLAVPAKRDEKARPPFIPEGARIGRKTMAVDAPKRKTERDLEVEMGDDYILDLQKYWDLMNQDEKYDVIPEIWEGHNIADYIDPDIMKNLEDLEKEEELKVKAGEYETDEESEDEEMQEIRQLAKQIREKRKLKIVCSKDKDVHGPRLPRTVKKVERKTLEKEMGDLGLDMTGKDDSHYAVNARRSRSVGVAKKRKREASVVPISRTRSQSASRPPRDQSGVRDPKMAKQAKKLMKNQQKDMNRQGKKGEADRHVFDLKPKHLFSGKRKSGTNDHR